In Emcibacter sp. SYSU 3D8, one DNA window encodes the following:
- a CDS encoding lipopolysaccharide biosynthesis protein: protein MSTPPPGPSTKAVMARGAGLALLGRSGALIELVSFFLFTQMYGAQTFGLFMTMWGLVQGLAIVSDFGMTMALQRFIPGAENEVAAGRVLKYAVNTTLGISCLIGLGMFLAAPALAGVINANEQDAAHLVTIIRIYSLAVPLWSMIEVATGAIRARSIFGPEVKVRIFYEQGFRLIFGVLLWTLGMLSLGLFVSHLIGLAVTAAFAFRLVHKHYGLGHLVARTGLGRALGKEMVAYSSSMMLPNFAKKWHSWLPVIFLNIMLPGARGAEAAGVYAAARKLVSVLNVFRESFEYVLAPLASANSGQADRGKLREMLAFATRVSVPAFIPMATLVICYRHELLRQSGSEFVAGAGALLILVVGRSLEVTWGPSTSILAMIGRYRIPFLNALAGVAATALLAFWLIPRPEFFGGGLRGSMIAAAIAAAGGINVSAVLGFLQVRYIYGLKPYDRRLFRPVAVSAGISLAMALLFDLTEGMWRTGYFILGLVTLIVAMLTLMRFGFTREDAQLVVPKKLAKRLPFLVRR, encoded by the coding sequence ATGTCCACGCCGCCGCCCGGCCCCTCCACAAAGGCAGTGATGGCGCGCGGCGCCGGTCTTGCCCTGCTGGGACGCAGCGGTGCGCTGATCGAACTGGTGAGCTTCTTCCTGTTCACCCAGATGTACGGCGCGCAGACCTTCGGCCTGTTCATGACCATGTGGGGCCTGGTGCAGGGCCTCGCCATCGTCTCCGACTTCGGCATGACCATGGCGCTACAGCGCTTCATTCCCGGCGCCGAGAACGAAGTGGCGGCCGGCCGGGTGCTCAAATACGCCGTCAACACCACGCTGGGGATCTCGTGCCTGATCGGGCTGGGCATGTTCCTCGCCGCGCCCGCGCTTGCCGGCGTGATCAATGCCAACGAGCAGGACGCGGCCCACCTGGTCACCATCATCCGCATCTATTCGCTGGCTGTGCCGCTGTGGTCGATGATCGAGGTCGCCACCGGCGCCATCCGGGCCCGCAGCATCTTCGGTCCCGAGGTGAAGGTTCGGATTTTCTACGAGCAGGGCTTCCGGCTGATTTTCGGCGTGCTGCTCTGGACACTGGGCATGCTGTCGCTGGGCCTGTTCGTCTCGCACCTGATCGGCCTCGCGGTCACCGCCGCCTTCGCCTTCCGGCTTGTCCACAAGCATTACGGCCTGGGCCACCTTGTCGCCCGGACCGGCCTGGGCCGGGCGCTGGGCAAGGAGATGGTGGCCTATTCATCGAGCATGATGCTGCCCAACTTCGCCAAGAAGTGGCATTCGTGGCTGCCGGTGATCTTCCTGAACATCATGCTGCCCGGCGCGCGCGGCGCCGAAGCGGCCGGCGTCTATGCCGCGGCGCGCAAGCTGGTCAGCGTGCTCAATGTCTTCCGCGAGAGCTTCGAATACGTCCTCGCGCCGCTGGCGTCGGCCAACAGCGGCCAGGCCGACCGGGGCAAGCTGCGCGAGATGCTGGCCTTCGCCACCCGCGTCTCGGTGCCCGCCTTCATCCCGATGGCGACGCTGGTGATCTGCTACCGGCACGAATTGCTGCGCCAGAGCGGATCGGAATTTGTCGCTGGCGCCGGCGCGCTGCTGATACTGGTCGTCGGCCGGAGCCTGGAAGTCACCTGGGGCCCCTCGACGTCGATCCTCGCCATGATCGGCAGGTACCGTATCCCGTTCCTCAATGCCCTGGCGGGTGTGGCCGCCACCGCGCTGCTCGCATTCTGGCTGATCCCGCGGCCGGAATTTTTTGGCGGCGGCCTGCGCGGCAGCATGATCGCGGCGGCCATCGCCGCGGCGGGCGGCATCAACGTCTCGGCGGTGCTGGGCTTCCTGCAGGTGCGCTACATTTACGGCCTCAAGCCATATGACCGGCGCCTGTTCCGGCCTGTCGCCGTATCGGCCGGCATCTCGCTCGCCATGGCGCTGCTGTTCGACCTGACCGAGGGCATGTGGCGCACCGGCTATTTCATCCTGGGTCTGGTGACCCTGATCGTCGCCATGCTGACGCTGATGCGCTTCGGTTTCACCCGCGAGGACGCCCAACTCGTGGTGCCGAAAAAGCTCGCCAAGCGGCTGCCCTTCCTGGTGCGCAGGTAA
- a CDS encoding pyridoxamine 5'-phosphate oxidase family protein, which produces MASRRDQITMTPDELKAFILREHTLIIVSNGPHGFPHPMPMFFYYDEQGRFLVSTYGTSQKVVNLRRDPKAALLIEAGHDYAELQSMMAEATAEIIDDNDFVVETMMNIRRQRDPSKQDFPDEEMDGIRYSARKRVIIRFTPVKTISWDHTKLGGAY; this is translated from the coding sequence ATGGCATCACGGCGCGACCAGATCACCATGACACCCGACGAGCTCAAGGCGTTCATCCTGCGCGAGCACACGCTGATCATCGTCTCCAACGGCCCGCACGGCTTCCCCCATCCCATGCCCATGTTCTTCTATTATGACGAGCAGGGCCGCTTCCTGGTCTCGACCTATGGGACCAGCCAGAAGGTCGTGAACCTGCGGCGCGATCCCAAGGCCGCGCTGCTGATCGAAGCCGGCCACGATTATGCCGAGCTTCAGTCCATGATGGCCGAGGCCACGGCCGAGATCATCGATGACAACGACTTCGTCGTCGAAACCATGATGAACATCCGCCGCCAGCGCGATCCGTCGAAGCAGGACTTCCCGGACGAGGAGATGGACGGCATCCGCTATTCGGCGCGCAAGCGGGTGATCATCCGGTTCACACCGGTGAAAACCATCAGCTGGGATCACACCAAGCTGGGCGGGGCATATTAG
- a CDS encoding nuclear transport factor 2 family protein: MSRLEKIFGGLAKKPGDAHMHGIFDRYRDLMGAGDVDGIVALFAPDARWEEPVGSAPSIGHDAIRARYTAALGASGGSISMRPEGAARVAGNRALACSIARVSADGQPLDVESANVITCNDEGLITEMLVYVGLSSFKPAKD; the protein is encoded by the coding sequence ATGTCTCGGCTTGAGAAAATTTTCGGCGGATTGGCGAAGAAGCCGGGCGATGCGCACATGCATGGCATCTTCGACCGCTACCGCGATCTGATGGGCGCAGGCGATGTTGACGGGATCGTCGCCCTGTTCGCGCCCGATGCGCGTTGGGAAGAGCCGGTTGGCTCTGCTCCGTCCATTGGCCATGACGCCATCCGCGCCCGCTACACGGCCGCGCTTGGTGCCTCCGGCGGGAGCATTTCCATGCGGCCCGAGGGCGCCGCGCGGGTTGCCGGCAACCGGGCGCTCGCCTGCTCGATCGCCCGGGTCTCAGCCGACGGCCAGCCGCTCGACGTCGAGAGCGCCAACGTCATCACCTGCAACGACGAAGGCCTGATCACCGAGATGCTGGTCTATGTGGGCCTGTCGAGCTTCAAACCCGCGAAGGACTGA
- a CDS encoding SDR family oxidoreductase, whose amino-acid sequence MRIDLGGKTALVTGSTAGIGRAILEGLAGAGADIVVNGRTQAAVDQAVSELGAAYPAVSVRGVAADISGADGCAAVTAVVKDVDILVNNVATFSASPFLDLADGEWTRYWETNVMSGVRMSRAYMGGMLTRNWGRIVFISSESAQRVPRDMVHYGTTKMAQIALARGLAESAAGTGVTVNSVLPGPTTSRAVGGFVNAVSKKQGITPEAFGETFLKTQKPTSILHRFTTPEEVANMVVYVCSPQASATTGAAMLVEGGVVGTAL is encoded by the coding sequence ATGCGTATCGATCTGGGCGGCAAGACCGCGCTGGTGACCGGTTCGACGGCCGGAATCGGCCGGGCGATCCTTGAGGGTCTGGCCGGGGCGGGCGCGGATATCGTGGTCAACGGCCGAACACAGGCGGCGGTGGATCAGGCGGTGAGCGAGCTTGGCGCGGCTTATCCCGCCGTTTCGGTGCGCGGCGTGGCCGCCGACATATCCGGCGCGGACGGCTGCGCCGCCGTCACGGCCGTCGTGAAGGACGTCGATATTCTCGTCAACAACGTGGCCACTTTTTCCGCCTCGCCCTTTCTCGATCTGGCCGACGGGGAGTGGACCCGCTATTGGGAGACCAACGTCATGTCGGGGGTGCGCATGTCGCGCGCCTATATGGGGGGCATGCTGACGCGGAACTGGGGCCGGATCGTATTCATCTCGTCGGAATCGGCCCAGCGTGTGCCCAGGGACATGGTCCATTACGGCACCACCAAGATGGCCCAGATCGCGCTGGCCCGCGGTCTTGCCGAGTCGGCGGCAGGGACCGGTGTCACGGTCAATTCCGTGTTGCCTGGCCCGACCACATCCCGCGCGGTTGGCGGTTTCGTCAATGCGGTTTCGAAGAAGCAGGGCATCACGCCGGAGGCGTTCGGCGAGACCTTTCTAAAGACCCAGAAGCCAACCTCGATCCTGCACCGCTTCACCACGCCCGAGGAAGTCGCCAACATGGTCGTCTATGTCTGCTCGCCACAGGCATCGGCGACAACCGGCGCGGCCATGCTGGTCGAAGGCGGCGTGGTGGGCACGGCGCTGTAG
- a CDS encoding sterol desaturase family protein, protein MILKLGFWSRRRHHLDKMTLGELVKAYFQYYAIQAYIVVAIVGYAYSLTSGAPLRGLALTGLAAVLLYPLAWYGIHRFILHGNWLAKSPLTASVWKRIHYDHHQDPHDLHILFGALYTTLPTVAAVTMPVGYYFAGWPGAAFGLATGCAITCFYEFCHCIEHLSYKPKNPILIRMKQLHMAHHFHNEQGNFGITNFLWDRVFATLYTNERRPPKSATVFNLGYDDAMAARYPWVAELSGGVAKGTPRDRRRDAA, encoded by the coding sequence GTGATCCTCAAGCTCGGTTTCTGGAGTCGGCGGCGCCATCACCTCGACAAGATGACGCTGGGAGAGCTGGTGAAGGCCTATTTCCAGTATTACGCCATCCAGGCCTACATCGTGGTCGCCATCGTCGGCTACGCCTACTCGCTGACGTCCGGCGCGCCGCTGCGCGGGCTCGCGCTGACGGGACTGGCCGCGGTGCTGCTCTATCCGCTTGCCTGGTACGGCATCCACCGGTTCATCCTGCATGGCAACTGGCTGGCCAAGTCGCCGCTGACCGCGTCGGTGTGGAAACGCATTCATTACGATCACCACCAGGACCCGCACGACCTGCACATCCTATTCGGCGCGCTTTACACCACGCTGCCGACGGTTGCCGCCGTCACCATGCCGGTGGGCTACTATTTCGCGGGCTGGCCGGGCGCGGCGTTCGGCCTGGCGACCGGCTGCGCGATCACCTGCTTCTACGAGTTCTGCCACTGCATCGAACATCTGTCCTACAAGCCGAAGAATCCGATCCTGATCCGGATGAAGCAGCTGCACATGGCGCACCATTTCCACAACGAACAGGGCAATTTCGGCATCACAAACTTCCTGTGGGACCGGGTATTCGCCACGCTCTACACCAACGAACGGCGGCCGCCCAAGAGCGCCACCGTATTCAACCTGGGCTATGACGACGCCATGGCCGCGCGCTATCCGTGGGTGGCCGAGCTTTCCGGTGGTGTCGCAAAGGGCACACCCCGCGACCGCCGACGCGACGCGGCCTGA
- the opgC gene encoding OpgC domain-containing protein has protein sequence MTAATPQAPERYEVLDGLRGYFLVFMLLNHLSFQYSYFLVKVNHGELGFVQDAQGFVFLSGLLIGMVYAGRMTSRGLLATGTIMWRRALELFVYAVSCLAIILVLARLLPSAQAAWKPWLGDLLGGGPAYKVAALFLLYQPTYMDILPQYIVYLIAAPPLLWLCVHGKWHWMAIGSALLWFCVQIGFHLPLSGYIDDALDSAKGGLAMRTTFNMLAWQIVFMGGMVLGTLTRRGTIDWRGVFSPGRRVLMNASLAVVVFFMCIKLGWTAGLLPAEMLARFGEFNNRPEFSTVYLLNFAALAYLVGWLLTAGPQSSRRFERLVGALLNRLFRLRFLRLLGRHSLQVYAWHVVLVYLLAALDRQTGPLDELVKNLLAVMAVAALALPALWRERRAIFSAEPDLASAKP, from the coding sequence ATGACAGCCGCCACGCCACAGGCGCCGGAGAGGTACGAGGTGTTGGACGGGCTGCGTGGCTACTTCCTGGTCTTCATGCTGCTCAATCACCTGTCCTTCCAGTACAGCTATTTCCTGGTGAAGGTGAATCACGGCGAATTGGGCTTCGTTCAGGACGCGCAGGGTTTCGTGTTCCTGTCGGGCCTGCTGATCGGCATGGTCTATGCCGGCCGCATGACATCGCGCGGGTTGCTGGCGACCGGGACGATCATGTGGCGCAGAGCCCTCGAATTGTTCGTATACGCGGTTTCCTGCCTGGCGATCATCCTGGTTCTCGCGCGTCTGCTGCCATCCGCCCAGGCGGCATGGAAACCCTGGCTCGGGGATCTGCTGGGCGGCGGCCCCGCCTACAAGGTGGCGGCGCTGTTCCTGCTCTATCAGCCGACCTACATGGACATTCTGCCGCAATATATCGTCTATCTAATCGCCGCGCCGCCGTTGCTGTGGCTGTGCGTACACGGCAAGTGGCACTGGATGGCGATCGGCTCGGCGCTGCTGTGGTTCTGCGTGCAGATCGGCTTTCACCTGCCCTTGAGCGGCTATATCGACGATGCCCTCGACAGCGCCAAGGGCGGCCTGGCCATGCGCACCACCTTCAATATGCTCGCCTGGCAGATCGTGTTCATGGGCGGCATGGTGCTGGGCACGCTGACGCGCCGGGGCACCATCGACTGGCGCGGGGTATTCAGCCCGGGGCGCCGTGTACTGATGAACGCATCGCTGGCCGTCGTGGTCTTCTTCATGTGCATCAAGCTTGGCTGGACCGCGGGCCTGTTGCCGGCCGAGATGCTGGCGCGGTTCGGCGAATTCAACAACCGTCCCGAGTTCAGCACGGTCTATCTCTTGAATTTCGCGGCGCTCGCTTATCTCGTAGGCTGGCTGCTGACCGCCGGGCCGCAGTCTTCCAGGCGGTTCGAAAGACTTGTCGGCGCGCTGCTGAACCGCCTGTTCAGGCTGCGCTTCCTGCGCCTGTTGGGACGCCATTCGCTACAGGTCTATGCCTGGCATGTGGTGCTGGTCTATCTGCTTGCCGCACTCGACCGCCAGACCGGGCCGCTGGACGAACTGGTCAAGAACCTGCTGGCGGTGATGGCGGTTGCCGCACTGGCGCTTCCGGCGTTGTGGCGCGAGCGGCGAGCCATCTTCAGCGCCGAGCCTGACCTGGCCTCGGCCAAACCCTAG
- a CDS encoding N-acetyltransferase, translating into MSFGEGGVQVAEVTTKADLEAFIDVPWTIYRGDPYWVPPLRFERRDMLNRDKNPYFQHAEAAYFIARMDGRPVGRISAQVDQLAQTHQGPGTGHFGFLEAVDDPLVFDALFEAAETWLRERGMTRIIGPFCPSINEESGLLVEGFDEPPRVMMGHARPYYGEHVEELGYAKIQDLWAYDLNITHEFPASVQRILAKARKQEKLKLRRIRKKDFDSELKIIIDIFNDAWQDNWGFIPMTEAEIEKMGKDLKPFIKEQGCMIAEWDGVPTAFMLTVPDINQAAADLDGNMLPFGWAKLAWRLLVKSPTRCRVPLMGVRQQFQGTLAGASMALLMIEEIRTATVKEVGYRRAELSWILESNVPMQRILEMILCRHYKTYRMYEKTL; encoded by the coding sequence ATGAGCTTTGGCGAGGGCGGCGTTCAGGTCGCCGAGGTCACCACGAAGGCTGACCTCGAAGCTTTCATCGACGTTCCCTGGACCATCTACCGGGGCGATCCCTATTGGGTGCCGCCGTTGCGGTTCGAACGGCGCGACATGCTGAACCGGGACAAGAACCCCTACTTCCAGCACGCCGAGGCCGCCTATTTCATCGCCCGCATGGACGGCCGGCCTGTGGGACGCATCAGCGCCCAGGTGGATCAGCTTGCCCAGACCCACCAGGGTCCGGGCACCGGCCATTTCGGTTTCCTGGAAGCCGTCGACGACCCGCTGGTATTCGACGCCCTGTTCGAGGCCGCCGAGACCTGGCTGCGCGAGCGCGGCATGACCCGGATCATCGGTCCGTTCTGCCCGTCGATCAACGAGGAGTCCGGCCTGCTGGTCGAAGGCTTCGATGAGCCGCCGCGGGTGATGATGGGCCATGCGCGGCCGTATTACGGCGAACACGTGGAAGAGTTGGGATACGCCAAGATCCAGGACCTGTGGGCCTACGACCTGAACATCACCCACGAATTCCCGGCCAGCGTTCAGCGCATCCTGGCCAAGGCCCGCAAGCAGGAGAAGCTGAAGCTTCGCCGGATACGCAAGAAGGACTTCGACAGCGAGTTGAAGATCATCATCGATATCTTCAACGACGCCTGGCAGGACAATTGGGGCTTCATCCCCATGACCGAAGCCGAGATCGAGAAGATGGGCAAGGACCTGAAGCCGTTCATCAAGGAACAGGGCTGCATGATCGCCGAATGGGACGGCGTGCCCACGGCCTTCATGCTGACCGTGCCCGACATCAACCAGGCCGCCGCCGACCTCGACGGCAACATGCTGCCGTTCGGCTGGGCAAAGCTGGCCTGGCGCCTGCTGGTGAAATCGCCGACCCGCTGCCGGGTGCCGCTGATGGGCGTGCGCCAGCAATTCCAGGGCACCCTCGCCGGCGCGTCCATGGCGCTGCTGATGATCGAGGAAATCCGCACGGCAACCGTCAAGGAAGTGGGCTACCGCCGCGCCGAATTGTCATGGATCCTGGAAAGCAACGTGCCCATGCAGCGCATTCTGGAGATGATCTTGTGCCGGCATTACAAGACATACCGGATGTACGAGAAGACGCTGTAG
- a CDS encoding LptF/LptG family permease — protein MFRKVDIYILRQVMTPLLMTVGVSAMLLLLEKMLRLFDLVANQGGPVGVVFKMLGNLIPQYIGLALPLGFLLGVLLAFRKLTNNSELEALQGGGLSLFRLMRGPIALSGVLMMINLALLGFIQPRSFYTYQSLLFDLTSGAFGTSIRPGEYSYLGDGFTLRIEKAFDGGQRLDGIFAQKERPDGHITTITAKQGSFLATPDGRTVLMRLRDGVIVDVEPRKPAPRVFTFTQHDYPFEMPQIAEFRARGNKERELTLNELWSQSHTTTDQRESRTFLSAFFDRILRSLTILVLPFMAVGLGVGAKRQQKQLGLVVGVIMLLTLHKTLEFGTAAASLGEGSGLVNLFVPFVVFIGLAGFFFYTTAFRVGVKPLAWIENGWDLLLGSVQKISFFRRKKDGTEGQPA, from the coding sequence GTGTTCAGGAAGGTCGACATCTACATCCTGCGCCAGGTGATGACGCCGCTGCTGATGACGGTCGGCGTGTCGGCCATGTTGCTGCTGCTCGAAAAGATGCTGCGCCTGTTCGACCTGGTGGCCAATCAGGGCGGTCCGGTCGGCGTGGTGTTCAAGATGCTGGGCAACCTGATCCCGCAATATATCGGCCTGGCCCTGCCGCTCGGCTTTCTGCTGGGCGTATTGCTCGCCTTCCGCAAGCTGACCAACAACAGCGAGCTCGAGGCGTTGCAGGGCGGCGGATTGAGCCTGTTCCGGCTGATGCGCGGCCCCATCGCCCTGTCCGGCGTGCTGATGATGATCAATCTGGCGCTGCTGGGCTTCATTCAGCCGCGTTCGTTCTACACCTATCAGAGCCTGCTGTTCGACCTTACCTCGGGCGCATTCGGCACCAGCATCCGGCCGGGCGAGTACAGCTATCTGGGCGATGGATTTACCCTGCGCATCGAAAAGGCTTTTGACGGCGGACAACGCCTTGATGGTATTTTCGCGCAGAAGGAGCGGCCCGACGGTCACATCACCACGATCACCGCCAAGCAAGGCTCGTTCCTTGCGACACCAGACGGCCGAACGGTCCTGATGCGCCTGCGGGACGGCGTGATCGTCGACGTCGAACCCCGCAAGCCCGCGCCGCGGGTGTTTACCTTTACCCAGCACGACTATCCATTCGAGATGCCACAGATCGCCGAATTCCGCGCCCGCGGCAACAAGGAACGCGAGTTGACGCTGAACGAACTTTGGTCGCAGTCGCACACCACCACCGATCAACGCGAGTCGCGCACCTTCCTGTCGGCATTCTTCGACCGTATCCTGCGCTCGCTGACCATCCTGGTCCTGCCGTTCATGGCGGTGGGACTTGGCGTGGGAGCAAAACGGCAACAGAAGCAGTTGGGACTGGTCGTCGGCGTCATCATGCTGCTGACCCTGCACAAGACGCTGGAGTTCGGCACCGCAGCCGCGAGCCTCGGTGAGGGCTCGGGATTGGTCAATCTTTTCGTCCCGTTCGTCGTTTTCATCGGACTGGCCGGATTCTTCTTCTACACGACGGCCTTCCGGGTCGGGGTGAAGCCGTTGGCCTGGATCGAGAACGGCTGGGATCTGCTGCTCGGCTCGGTACAGAAGATCAGCTTCTTCCGGCGCAAGAAGGACGGCACAGAGGGCCAGCCGGCATGA
- a CDS encoding DUF2141 domain-containing protein, producing the protein MASTSRPHQRIIAMLAACAALAAGAAYAEDDQPHALPERLRGLPLSGKALESVAERIDPSKPLGWCDPADKAPRIRVILPNVRNSKGNIRLSLHGPDPDQWVGKKGGKLIRFDVPASQGRMEACMPLPNGRGIYAVGLYHDENANGKYGFASEGYGFSNNAKAGMFGPASHKDAVFTTGDGTTDLTIDIRY; encoded by the coding sequence TTGGCTTCGACGTCGCGACCGCACCAACGGATCATCGCCATGCTGGCGGCTTGCGCCGCACTGGCGGCGGGGGCTGCGTACGCCGAGGACGATCAGCCGCATGCCCTGCCCGAGCGATTGCGGGGGCTGCCCCTTTCCGGCAAGGCGCTCGAATCCGTGGCAGAGCGCATTGATCCCTCGAAGCCGCTTGGCTGGTGCGACCCGGCCGACAAGGCGCCCCGAATCCGGGTCATCCTGCCCAATGTGCGCAATTCCAAGGGCAACATCAGGCTCAGTCTGCACGGTCCCGATCCGGACCAGTGGGTCGGCAAGAAGGGTGGCAAGCTCATCCGGTTCGATGTTCCGGCAAGCCAGGGCCGCATGGAAGCCTGCATGCCGTTGCCGAACGGCCGGGGAATCTACGCCGTGGGCCTCTATCATGACGAGAACGCCAACGGAAAATACGGTTTCGCCAGCGAAGGCTATGGTTTTTCCAACAACGCGAAGGCCGGCATGTTCGGTCCCGCGTCGCACAAGGACGCGGTGTTCACGACGGGTGACGGGACCACCGATCTCACCATCGACATCCGCTACTGA
- the lptG gene encoding LPS export ABC transporter permease LptG, which produces MTRLQQHRLSIPVLLEYIAKMFLVRFLVLLFGIALIMQALDVLSQSGDVLEPAGAGMDSIWRFTILRFPQMVSNVIGFSALLATLITCTTLAQSSEVAVMQSSGLSSFRIIFPMMGVCAVAAVFHFAMNETIVAQSNDEYNRWRASGFAIGDTTLPPSKSDAWAIEGDTRVRAQAVTRDGTILDKVTLYKLDNGRIKQITSANFAAYSNGQWTMFDVTVFDVDEMKVTSTPRFNWDTKIPPARFRALSIDPETVPIGRLATAVDQLKGEGMSVNRLTAWLHHKISGPLGTILMPLLGAMAAFGAQRSGTMFLRVIGGMAFGFSYFVVDNLLLAVGQFGTIPPVLAAWTPLFLFFFLGTSVLFYTEA; this is translated from the coding sequence ATGACAAGACTGCAGCAACACCGCCTGTCGATCCCCGTCCTGCTGGAATACATCGCCAAGATGTTTCTGGTGCGGTTTCTGGTGCTGCTGTTCGGCATCGCCTTGATCATGCAGGCGCTGGACGTGCTGTCCCAGAGCGGCGACGTGCTCGAGCCCGCCGGCGCCGGCATGGATTCCATCTGGCGATTCACCATTTTGCGGTTTCCGCAGATGGTATCGAACGTCATCGGCTTCTCGGCGCTGCTGGCCACGCTGATCACCTGCACCACCCTGGCGCAAAGCAGCGAGGTGGCGGTAATGCAGTCGAGCGGCCTGTCGTCATTCAGAATCATCTTCCCGATGATGGGCGTCTGCGCGGTGGCCGCCGTCTTCCACTTCGCCATGAACGAGACCATCGTCGCCCAGTCCAATGACGAGTACAACCGCTGGCGCGCCAGCGGATTCGCCATTGGCGACACGACCTTGCCACCCTCCAAGTCCGACGCCTGGGCCATCGAGGGCGACACCCGGGTGCGGGCGCAGGCGGTGACCCGCGACGGCACCATCCTGGACAAGGTCACCCTCTACAAGCTGGACAACGGCCGGATCAAACAGATCACCTCGGCCAACTTCGCGGCCTATTCCAATGGCCAGTGGACCATGTTCGACGTGACCGTCTTCGACGTCGACGAAATGAAGGTGACCTCGACGCCCCGCTTCAACTGGGACACCAAGATCCCGCCGGCCCGGTTTCGCGCCCTGTCCATCGATCCCGAGACCGTGCCCATCGGACGCCTGGCGACGGCGGTCGACCAGTTGAAGGGCGAAGGCATGAGCGTCAACCGGCTGACCGCCTGGCTGCACCACAAGATTTCGGGACCGCTCGGCACCATCCTGATGCCGCTGCTGGGCGCCATGGCCGCCTTCGGCGCACAGCGCTCGGGCACCATGTTCTTGCGGGTGATCGGCGGCATGGCATTCGGCTTCAGCTATTTCGTGGTCGACAATCTGCTGCTGGCCGTGGGTCAGTTCGGCACGATTCCGCCGGTCCTCGCGGCCTGGACGCCGCTGTTCCTGTTCTTCTTCCTGGGAACGTCCGTGCTGTTCTACACGGAGGCATAG